TTCTTAAACACTCCAACGACAAATCGTCGGATCTAATATTTACCGCCACAAAAAGCGGAAGTTCAAGGAAGAACATGGCCGAGCCGACACTTATAAGGCAAAGCCGTGAAATAACTTTTGAAGAGCGCTGCTAATTAAACCAAAACAATTATATTCACGCCGTTTCAACGGCGTTCAGGAAATACAACAATATAAAAGGCAGGTTTTAAAAATGGAAAATTTAATTCATCAGCACGGCGGCGATTTAGACGCCATTGAAAGACGGTATGGCATACCTAAAAAGGAAATTGTCGATTTCAGCGGCAATATTAATCCGCTGGGATTTCCGGAAAGCGTAAAGAAAGAACTTGCAGAAAACCTTGACATCGTTTCCTCTTATCCCGATAAAAACTATACGGCCCTGAAAAAAAGCATATCTCAATATACCGGCGCGGACTCGGAAAATATCTTTGTCGGCAACGGCTCAACAGAACTTATAAACATTTTTATCACATCGGTAAACGCGAAAAAAGCCGTTATTCTTGGCCCGGCATATTCTGAATATGAAAACAGCCTGAAAAAATGCGGAAGCGAATTTGAATACTTTCCTCTTGAAGAAAGCCGCGGTTTTGTAATTGACACAGAAAAACTTCTTTCATACCTTACCGACGGAACCGATTTATTTGTCGCCTGCAACCCCAACAACCCGACGGGTACGGCAATAAACGCCGTACAAATGGATAAAATACTCCTTCATTGCAAGAAACATAATATATCGGTAATGGTTGATGAAACATACATAGAATTCAGCGATAACATAAACGAAATATGCTCAATCCCGCTTACAAATAAATATGACAACCTATTTGTTATAAGGGGAGTTTCGAAATTTTTTGCCGCTCCGGGCCTTCGTCTTGGATACGGAATTACATCAAGCGCCGGATTCAAAAAACTTATATCCGAAAATCAAGACCCTTGGAGCGTCAACATACTGGCGTCGTTTGCAGGAGAAAGGTTATTCGGCGATAAAGATTTTGCCGAAAAGACAAAACTGCTTATATCTTCTGAGCGCCGCAAAGCTTTAGATGAGTTCAGGACATGGAAAAATTTAAAAGCGTACGATTCCAGCTCAAATTTTATACTTCTTAAACTTTTAACCGACAAAATAACTTCCGCTGAAATATTTGAAAACCTCATACAAAAAAAATACCTTATCAGGGACGCCGAAACATTTACGTTTCTGGATAATACATATTTGAGGTTCTGCATATTAACCCCACAGCAAAACTGCGGGCTTATAAAAGAATTGAAGGCTCTTATTGAAGATTAACTTTTTTTCAAAATAAAAAGGCATTTCCTCCCGGTGTCCCCAGGAAATGCCTTTTATTTTTAATTATTGCCGTAATTATTTCCCAAATATGAATTTATCTCGTTTAGCAGTGCAGAAAAGCGTCCTGCATCTTTGGAATAATCGAAAAGCCTGCCGAAGATTTCTTCAAATTCATCTCTGTTATACGAATAGCTTGTAACTCCGCCATATTCATCTGAAATTATAAATGTACATTTTCCCATATTTTCAACAGCCGAAAAAAGTATTGCGGCGTTTTTAAACCATATATCAGAATTTAATATATCTCCTGTGCTATATCCTGATCTTTCAGAGTAAAAGGCTTTAAGTTCATACGGCTCGTAGCTTGTCTGAAGCTCCGTGCCGCCATCATGCTTTATACCGTATGGTGTCGGCAAAACCCCGACAATATGCGATACTCTCACGTTATCGCCAATATAATTCGTGCGGTTTTCAGCAACGCTGTTTAAAACTTCTTCTCCCCATAAAACATTTCCGTCGCCTATATAAAAATATGCATAAATCAGACTGCCGTTTCCGCTGCTGTCAACAACATGCCTGCCAATTCTATATCGGCCGTCAATAAGCTTTTTCCCATACATCCCCGATAAATCGGCCTCAAATTTATTTAAAGATACCGTATCCCCGCCGCTGTTTCCCGGTAACGGATTCATTATATCGTTTCCTTTATCCTCAACAGGTTCCAACCGTTCCCACTTGCCGTCTTTCATTATTTCGAGATAATTTGAATCGGTATACCAATAATCTTTTCCGCTTTCATTGACAATGCTTGCCTCGACAATAATTGGCAAGTCGTTTCCGTAAAGCTGTTTTGGCATAAACATATATAACCCCTGTGTTTCCTGCATATTTTCATAAACAGCGTTTCCTGCGTCCTGCACGGCGTCCTTTTTATTTGTAAGCATTGTACAGGCTGTAAGCGAAATGGCTGCCACGGCTAAAGCTGCCGCTAATATTTTCGGTTTCTTGAAACCAAGTATATTTTTAACTCTGGCTTTTGTATTGCTTTCAACGAACGAAGCTGCCGCAAAAAAACCGCTTTGTTTCATGGAAAGCGAAAGGAGAGTTAAAGAATATTCCTTTTTTTCTTCAATGGAATAATCTCTGCATGTACTTTCATCAACGCACATTTCAACATCTTTCGAAAACAGCCAATATCCGAGCCACACGAGAGGATTAAACCAATGGAGCGCCACTGCTGTAAACGCCAACGGCTTTACAATATTATCAAATCTTTTTATGTGCTCGTATTCATGCATAATTACATACCGTTTTTCTTTCTCTGTAAGCCCTGAAGGCAGATAAATACACGGCTTTGCTATTCCAAACAGGAAAGGCCCCGGTATATTTTCACATTCAAATACATTATCGTATAAATTTTTTGCAGGTTTTATAATGCTTTTAACTCGAACTACTTCAGCCGCCACTTTAATTAAAACCGCAAAAACTCCGGCAATCCATATAGCTTCCGCCGCATCCCAAAACATATGCCTGTTTTCTTCCTTTGACAGACCATACTCCAAAGTTTCCGATACATAAGCTTCATCGCCAACGTCCTCATATGCATAATAATGTAAAGGCTCTGTTTGCACATAACCTGTAGTAACCCTAGGCTCATAACGGACGCTGTCAGGCATGATACTGAAAACAGAATCTATTGTAAACGGACAAAGCAGTCTGAAAAACACTATTATCCATAGAAAATAAGCGTATATCTTTGGCAGTTTTTTAAAAAACATACGCAATATCAGCACAATACATATTATAAGCGATGCATAAAAAGACATTTGAAGCACATTTGAAAATAATTTTTCAATTATCATCGCATGCCTCCTCGATTATGCGTTTAATTTCTTCAGCTTCCTCAAAATTCAGCTTTCTGTCTTTCAAAAATGCAGAAAGAAACGCCGGAAGCGAATTATTAAAGCTTCTTTCAACTATAAGCCTGCTTTCAATCATCTGTACCTCTTCCCTTTTGACCAAAGAAGTCACGACGGCATTTTCGTTTTTCAAAATCCCTTTTAAACAAAGTTTCCTCAAAACGGTATATACGGTAGCTTTTTTCCATCCGAGCTTTTCGAAAGAAAGCTTTACAAGTTCGGTTGACTTCACAGGTTCATTATCCCATACGATGCAGGCAAATTTGTATTCGCCTTCGGCAATTTTCAGCCCTTCCATAAAATCCTCCTCCAAACAAAAAAGGTTTATCGCTATAAACCATAGTCTATAGCAATAAACCTTTTTTGTCAACACCGTAAAATTATTTTTCCGTATACTGCCCGTCAATATACCCGGGTTCTTCAGGTATAATAAACACGCATGCAATATAAAGAACAATTCCCATAAAAAATCCTGTAAAAATCGTAAACAACGCCCATATAAGCCTTATAATCGTTACATCAATATTTATATATTCGGCAAGGCCCATGCATACTCCCGAAAGTTTTTTCCCATTTTCAACTCTGTATAACTTCTTAACCATATATATTCCCCTTTCTAACTGTTATGTAATATTTTTAACCAAACCTTTATCAGACATACTTAAATATTCGTTTCCGGCAATTATAATATGATCCGAAACATAAATATCAATCATATTAAGAGCCTTTATTATGTTAACCGTCGTTTCAACATCACTCGGCGTAGGAACAAGGCTGCCGCCGGGATGATTATGCGCAAGTATAACGCTTCTGGAATTATACTTCAAGGCTGATTCAACAACACTTCTCGTATATACATGGGCTTCATTAACGGTTCCCATGCTTATAAGCGCGGTTCCGAGGAGCCTGCTTTGCGAATCAAGGCAAATTAAATAAAAACATTCTCTTTTTTCACTTGAAAGGAGATATTTGCAGTATTCGCCCGCTATATCGCTGCTGTCCATAAGCATCCTCGGTTTCCATCTTTCGCTGTCATATCTTCTTAGTATTTCACATGCAAGTCCAAAAAATACCGCCGTCGCTTCATTTACATCACACCGACGTTTAATATCCAAAGCGTCGGCTTCAAACAACATAGACAAAGAGCCGTATTCGTCCAACAGCTTATGCGCGTCTACATTCGTATTTTTCCTGCGGTCTGTATAATATAAAATCATTTCAAGCAGTTCATGATCCTGAAATCCTTTCGGGCCTTCATTTAAAAATCTCTCCCTCATTCTTTTTCTGTGTCCTTCATGTACCGAAGCCATTTATTCAATACCTCCGCTTTCATTTAAAAGGAACTGAACCCCTTTAGTATATATTATTCCAAGGAGTTCCGACAACCTCCTTAACGCCTTTTTGGCCAAATCGCAGTCGATAAGGCCCATATCAAGCGCATCGGCAATCTCCTCAAGATCCACAACTTTAACCGCGCCGTTCTTATATACAATAACATCCGCCAAAAGGTCTGAAATAATATAACTTCCGTCATCCTCATCACGGCTGACGTCGATTATATCACAATAGTAATACACCAAATTTCCGTTGCTGTCTATAAATTTACTAATTTTGTAACCTTTTTTAAGATAATAGAAAGAAATGCCGCTTGCAAAATCTTTCCTCGGCTTAAGCGTTTTCCATCTTGTTATGATAATATCGCCGTCCGCCTTTTCAATTATGTCGTCCTTTAAAAATACTGTTTCCTCCGGTATAAACCTCCGGCGGTAAAGCTTAATTTCATCCATAAAATTATTCTCCTTTGTTCCGGAAATCCCTCAACTGCCGTATCGGTATTTTTTATATTTTTATGATAATACACATTTCAAATTTCTTCAAGAATAAAGGCCGCTTTTGTAAAAAACAAAAACAGCCGCGCAATTCTAAACCGAGTATTTATTATTATAAAAATCATATGTTAAAGTATATTCTTTCGTAGGTTCATTGTGAAGCTTTTCAGCTAGCACATGGGAATTTGATTCTATATCGCTTCCAGAGCTGTTTTGGATTACATAAAGGGCTATATTCGAACAGTGATCCGAAATACGTTCAAAATTTGTAAGCAGTTCAACAAAAGAAATCCCCGCCTGCACGCTGCATTTTCCATCACAAAGCCTTTCTATATGCTTATCTTTAAGCTTATAATGTATATTGTCAATAACCTGCTCCAAAGGTTCCACGCTGAGAGCCTTCCGCACATCCCTTTCCGTATATGTTTCAACTGCCATTTCAAGTATTTCCTCAACAGCTTTTTGTATAATGCCGTATTCCTTCATTGCCTCTGAAGAAAGCGTTATTTCATTTTCATAATTGTATAAAGCAACTTCCGCAATATTAACGGCATGGTCCGAAATCCTCTCAAAATCCCCTATGCTGTAAAGCATTTCCGTAACGGCCTTGTTATTGTTTTCTCCTATATCTATAGAAGTCAGCTTTACAAGGTAGTTCCCCATTCCGGTTTCAAACCTGTCCATCAAGTTTTCATCGTCATTCAGCTTATTAAAAATGTGCGCGTCAAAATTTATAACAAGCCCGGAAGCCTTTTTAAAATTTTCAAGCGAAAGCTCAGCCATTGCATTTATAAGCTTACGGCACTGCTCAACTGCAAGGTTCGGCGTTTTAAGAAGAAGTTCGTCAAGAATATCAAGTTCCCTTTCATCATAGCTGCCGTCTTTATCCTTTACAAATTTCTTTGAAGCTTTAATAAGCAGATCTATAAAAGGAAGAAGCATTACTGTTGTACATATATTAAACAACGTATGAAAATCGGCAATATTGCCCCTAGTCATTTTTGAATTCCAAAATGAAAAATCAAAAACAGAATTCAGCCCGTATATAATTATGAAAAAAACTATCATTCCCAGTATATTGGAAAGCACGTCAATGAAAACAGCCCTTTTAGCAGGTTTTTTTGAGCCTATAGACGCTAAAATTACCGTAACGCATTTTCCCACGTTCTGTCCCAATATTATCGGCGCCGCAGTTGAAAATGAAATTGCCCCTGTCGAAGCGAGCGCCTGAAGTATTCCGACCGACGCCGAAGAACTTTGAAGCACGGCAGTCATAACACAGCCGAATATAATCCCAAGTATAGGATTTTTAAAATGTATTATAAAATCTGTAAACCATGGCATATCTTTAAGAGGTGAAAGCGTAGCCTCCATGGTGCTCATTCCGAAAAAAATCATTCCGAGGCCAAGAAATATTGTTCCGATATCCTTTGTTTTCTTCTTTTTAACAAAAACATACATGCCCGCCCCGGCTCCTATAAGCATAGGCCCGAAAGACGACGGCTTCAAAATCGAAAGCAGCATGCTCTCTCCGCTAATATCGCCAAGCCTCAATATCTGTCCCGTTACGGTTGTGCCGATATTAGCCCCCATTATAACAGGCACTGCATGAGAAAGCTTCATAATTCCGGCGTTTAAAAGGCCGACAACCATAATTGTAGTTGCAGATGAACTTTGGATAACTCCTGTAACGGCAGTTCCCAGCAGGACGCCTTTAAACCTGTTGTTTGTTATTTTCTCAAGCATCTTTTCAAGTTTGGCTCCTGCAATCTTTTCAAGCGACGCCCCTAGAATACTCATGCCGAACAGGAAAAGGCCAATGCCCGCAAACAGCGGCAGCACACTAATTATGTTCATACAAAATACCTCTTTTTTCTTTTGTTGTTAATAAAAGTTATATTTCTACAAAAGTATATCATTTTTTCAATACAACAACAAATCATAAACCGACTAAAAAACGCCAAAATTTTACATACAAAGCACTTCTTCTTTATATATATTTTACATAAAATTTACATTATTTTTATATTGCAGATATTTAAAATCGGCTGAACAATAGCCTTATCCGCCGCTTATAATAAGCTGCCGCCGTTATTTAAAATCATGAAGCTTAAACTAATGGCTTTTTAAAATTAATTGTTGCGTCCTATCTATTAATCTTTCTTCAAATCTAAAATTTTTCTCTTTTCAATCCTCGCTTCAATTTAAACGTATAACTTCGGTTTACAATAGCACACATGCCACACAAGAAAAATTTTTCCGCATTTTTGTGTTGCCTACGGCAAGAGGTTTTATTGCGCCGCCGGCACAGGCCAAAACATTGTATGCTTTTGTAAACGGAAGCTATATTATTAAAATAAAAAAGCGGCGTCGGACATATGGATATGCATTTGTAAAGGCGCGGGTTTAACGGCATTTTTATTAAGTCTATATACATATACTGCTATTGAAAATTTACTGCGTTTTTGGTACGATGTTTCTGTCTAATTAAGAATTTTTTAAGATACATGGTATAAGTTTTTTAAAAATAATTTGCTATTGTAGAAATATGTAAATTTGCTGTTTATTTCTAAGGAGGAAATAAAATGTTTAACATTTTGGTTTGTGACGACGATAAGTCGATTGTTGACGCTATCGAAATCTACCTTGTACAGGAAAAATATAATGTACTTAAAGCGTACGACGGTTATGAGGCGCTTAAAATACTTGAAGAAAATGAAGTGCATCTTATATTAATGGACGTTATGATGCCTAAAATGGACGGACTTAAAGCCACTATAAAAATCAGGGAAACCCAGAATATACCTATTATAATTTTATCTGCAAAAAGCGAAGATACAGATAAAATATTGGGGCTTAATT
This genomic window from Anaerotignum faecicola contains:
- a CDS encoding aminotransferase class I/II-fold pyridoxal phosphate-dependent enzyme; translation: MENLIHQHGGDLDAIERRYGIPKKEIVDFSGNINPLGFPESVKKELAENLDIVSSYPDKNYTALKKSISQYTGADSENIFVGNGSTELINIFITSVNAKKAVILGPAYSEYENSLKKCGSEFEYFPLEESRGFVIDTEKLLSYLTDGTDLFVACNPNNPTGTAINAVQMDKILLHCKKHNISVMVDETYIEFSDNINEICSIPLTNKYDNLFVIRGVSKFFAAPGLRLGYGITSSAGFKKLISENQDPWSVNILASFAGERLFGDKDFAEKTKLLISSERRKALDEFRTWKNLKAYDSSSNFILLKLLTDKITSAEIFENLIQKKYLIRDAETFTFLDNTYLRFCILTPQQNCGLIKELKALIED
- a CDS encoding DUF4825 domain-containing protein, which produces MIIEKLFSNVLQMSFYASLIICIVLILRMFFKKLPKIYAYFLWIIVFFRLLCPFTIDSVFSIMPDSVRYEPRVTTGYVQTEPLHYYAYEDVGDEAYVSETLEYGLSKEENRHMFWDAAEAIWIAGVFAVLIKVAAEVVRVKSIIKPAKNLYDNVFECENIPGPFLFGIAKPCIYLPSGLTEKEKRYVIMHEYEHIKRFDNIVKPLAFTAVALHWFNPLVWLGYWLFSKDVEMCVDESTCRDYSIEEKKEYSLTLLSLSMKQSGFFAAASFVESNTKARVKNILGFKKPKILAAALAVAAISLTACTMLTNKKDAVQDAGNAVYENMQETQGLYMFMPKQLYGNDLPIIVEASIVNESGKDYWYTDSNYLEIMKDGKWERLEPVEDKGNDIMNPLPGNSGGDTVSLNKFEADLSGMYGKKLIDGRYRIGRHVVDSSGNGSLIYAYFYIGDGNVLWGEEVLNSVAENRTNYIGDNVRVSHIVGVLPTPYGIKHDGGTELQTSYEPYELKAFYSERSGYSTGDILNSDIWFKNAAILFSAVENMGKCTFIISDEYGGVTSYSYNRDEFEEIFGRLFDYSKDAGRFSALLNEINSYLGNNYGNN
- a CDS encoding BlaI/MecI/CopY family transcriptional regulator, which translates into the protein MEGLKIAEGEYKFACIVWDNEPVKSTELVKLSFEKLGWKKATVYTVLRKLCLKGILKNENAVVTSLVKREEVQMIESRLIVERSFNNSLPAFLSAFLKDRKLNFEEAEEIKRIIEEACDDN
- a CDS encoding PspC domain-containing protein yields the protein MVKKLYRVENGKKLSGVCMGLAEYINIDVTIIRLIWALFTIFTGFFMGIVLYIACVFIIPEEPGYIDGQYTEK
- the radC gene encoding DNA repair protein RadC is translated as MASVHEGHRKRMRERFLNEGPKGFQDHELLEMILYYTDRRKNTNVDAHKLLDEYGSLSMLFEADALDIKRRCDVNEATAVFFGLACEILRRYDSERWKPRMLMDSSDIAGEYCKYLLSSEKRECFYLICLDSQSRLLGTALISMGTVNEAHVYTRSVVESALKYNSRSVILAHNHPGGSLVPTPSDVETTVNIIKALNMIDIYVSDHIIIAGNEYLSMSDKGLVKNIT
- a CDS encoding DUF402 domain-containing protein codes for the protein MDEIKLYRRRFIPEETVFLKDDIIEKADGDIIITRWKTLKPRKDFASGISFYYLKKGYKISKFIDSNGNLVYYYCDIIDVSRDEDDGSYIISDLLADVIVYKNGAVKVVDLEEIADALDMGLIDCDLAKKALRRLSELLGIIYTKGVQFLLNESGGIE
- a CDS encoding Na/Pi cotransporter family protein translates to MNIISVLPLFAGIGLFLFGMSILGASLEKIAGAKLEKMLEKITNNRFKGVLLGTAVTGVIQSSSATTIMVVGLLNAGIMKLSHAVPVIMGANIGTTVTGQILRLGDISGESMLLSILKPSSFGPMLIGAGAGMYVFVKKKKTKDIGTIFLGLGMIFFGMSTMEATLSPLKDMPWFTDFIIHFKNPILGIIFGCVMTAVLQSSSASVGILQALASTGAISFSTAAPIILGQNVGKCVTVILASIGSKKPAKRAVFIDVLSNILGMIVFFIIIYGLNSVFDFSFWNSKMTRGNIADFHTLFNICTTVMLLPFIDLLIKASKKFVKDKDGSYDERELDILDELLLKTPNLAVEQCRKLINAMAELSLENFKKASGLVINFDAHIFNKLNDDENLMDRFETGMGNYLVKLTSIDIGENNNKAVTEMLYSIGDFERISDHAVNIAEVALYNYENEITLSSEAMKEYGIIQKAVEEILEMAVETYTERDVRKALSVEPLEQVIDNIHYKLKDKHIERLCDGKCSVQAGISFVELLTNFERISDHCSNIALYVIQNSSGSDIESNSHVLAEKLHNEPTKEYTLTYDFYNNKYSV